A single window of Balaenoptera ricei isolate mBalRic1 chromosome 15, mBalRic1.hap2, whole genome shotgun sequence DNA harbors:
- the LOC132348733 gene encoding zinc finger protein 24-like, translated as MSAQSVEEDSILIIPTPDEEEKILRVKLEEDPDGEEGSSIPWNHLPDPEVFRQRFRQFGYQDSPGPCEAVSQLRELCRLWLRPETHTKEQILELVVLEQFVAILPKELQTWVREHHPENGEEAVTVLEDLESELDDPGQPVSLRRRKREVLVEEMVSQEEAQGLPSSELDAVENQLKWASWELHSLRHCDDDARTENGALAPKQEIPSAVESHEVPGTLNIGVPQIFKYGETCFPKGRFERKRNPSRKKQHICDECGKHFSQGSALILHQRIHSGEKPYGCVECGKAFSRSSILVQHQRVHTGEKPYKCLECGKAFSQNSGLINHQRIHTGEKPYECVQCGKSYSQSSNLFRHQRRHNAEKLLNVVKV; from the coding sequence ATGTCTGCACAGTCAGTGGAAGAGGATTCAATACTTATCATCCCAACTccagatgaagaggaaaaaattcTGAGAGTGAAGTTGGAGGAGGATCCTGATGGCGAAGAGGGGTCAAGTATCCCCTGGAACCATCTCCCTGACCCGGAGGTTTTCCGGCAGCGATTCAGGCAGTTTGGATACCAGGATTCACCTGGGCCCTGTGAAGCTGTGAGCCAGCTTCGGGAACTTTGCCGTCTATGGCTCAGGCCagagacacacacaaaagaacaaatcttGGAGCTGGTAGTACTGGAGCAGTTTGTTGCCATCCTACCCAAGGAGCTACAGACTTGGGTTCGAGAGCATCATCCAGAGAATGGAGAGGAGGCAGTGACGGTGCTGGAGGATTTAGAGAGTGAACTGGATGACCCTGGACAGCCGGTTTCTCTTCGACGACGAAAACGGGAAGTGTTAGTAGAGGAGATGGTATCTCAAGAAGAAGCTCAGGGATTACCAAGTTCTGAGCTCGATGCCGTGGAAAACCAGCTCAAGTGGGCATCCTGGGAGCTCCATTCCCTAAGGCACTGTGATGATGATGCTAGGACTGAAAATGGAGCGCTAGCTCCAAAGCAGGAGATTCCTTCAGCAGTAGAATCTCATGAAGTTCCTGGCACTCTCAATATAGGTGTtcctcaaatttttaaatatggagAAACCTGTTTCCCCAAGGGCAggtttgaaagaaagagaaatccctCCCGAAAGAAACAACATATATGCGATGAATGTGGAAAACACTTCAGTCAGGGCTCAGCCCTTATTCTTCATCAAAGAATCCACAGTGGGGAGAAACCCTATGGATGTGTTGAGTGTGGGAAAGCATTCAGTAGGAGTTCCATCCTTGTGCAACACCAGAGAGTCCATACTGGAGAAAAACCTTACAAATGTCTcgaatgtggaaaagcctttagCCAGAATTCTGGGCTTATCAATCATCAGAGAATCCATACTGGggagaaaccttatgaatgcGTTCAGTGTGGGAAATCCTATAGTCAAAGCTCAAATCTTTTTAGACATCAGCGAAGACACAATGCAGAGAAACTTCTCAATGTTGTGAaagtttaa